In one Myxocyprinus asiaticus isolate MX2 ecotype Aquarium Trade chromosome 29, UBuf_Myxa_2, whole genome shotgun sequence genomic region, the following are encoded:
- the LOC127420451 gene encoding general receptor for phosphoinositides 1-associated scaffold protein-like: protein MTFRRVMKLNSNEPDSGSLCHESGDIYFPSSKSDSCGTVDRGPSNSEVYNYKTLAYSGGTLPRSFRKNGGLQKWKPLTQSPEPQTKTVILEKKEEEAFGFEIQTYGLHHQSEKSVEMCTFVCKVYEDSPAQLAGLKVGDTISSVNDTPVEGFRHKEIVQLIKSSGNNIRLETLYSDSIRKAELEARLQYLKQTLHEKWDEYRSLMVQEQRLVHGIVMSDVAVYESLESAGVYGSLGAPSPATLRALLGTGSTSSSISHLSAATAEDDPLYQTCIFQGGCSNNGSNSASNDELDTNQEKSQGGRQRHIRPASELFASAKTTLTRSASTRSYLRDSTSSSSVPNKEKQQCGGFSTLQRKHKQKSFRRKLLKYIPGLNRPLEEEESKL from the exons ATGACTTTCCGACGTGTAATGAAGCTGAATTCAAACGAACCGGACAGCGGATCCTTGTGTCATGAGAGTGGAGATATCTATTTTCCGTCTTCCAAATCGGACAGCTGTGGGACTGTGGATCGTGGACCCTCCAACTCTGAAGTTTATAATTATAAAACCCTCGCCTACTCTGGAGGGACCCTACCGAGGAGCTTTAGAAAG AATGGTGGGCTGCAGAAATGGAAGCCCCTCACTCAGTCACCAGAACCGCAAAC GAAAACAGTAATtctggagaaaaaagaggaagagGCCTTTGGCTTTGAGATCCAG ACATATGGGCTTCATCATCAGAGTGAGAAATCGGTGGAGATGTGCACCTTTGTTTGCAAAGTCTACGAAGACAGTCCTGCCCAGCTCGCTGGCCTTAAAGTTG gggaCACAATTTCCAGTGTGAACGACACCCCAGTGGAAGGGTTTCGTCATAAAGAAATCGTTCAACTCATTAAATCATCAGGAAACAACATTAG GTTAGAAACGTTGTATAGCGACTCTATAAGAAAAGCGGAATTGGAAGCCCGACTCCAGTATCTAAAG CAAACCCTTCATGAGAAATGGGATGAATACAGATCTCTAATGGTACAAGAGCAGAGACTTGTACATG GCATCGTCATGAGTGACGTGGCAGTGTACGAGTCTCTGGAGTCAGCCGGTGTGTATGGTAGTCTGGGAGCTCCAAGTCCTGCTACCCTGCGGGCATTACTCGGCACCGGCAGCACAAGCAGCAGCATCAGCCATCTGAGTGCCGCCACAGCTGAAGATGACCCGCTCTACCAAACCTGCATCTTCCAGGGCGGCTGCTCCAACAACGGCAGCAACAGTGCCAGCAATGACGAGCTTGACACAAATCAAGAGAAGAGTCAGGGGGGTCGTCAACGGCACATCCGTCCAGCCAGCGAGCTCTTTGCTTCAGCTAAGACAACGCTGACTCGCAGTGCCAGTACGCGCAGCTATCTGAGGGACTCCACGTCATCGTCTTCAGTGCCGAACAAAGAGAAGCAGCAGTGTGGAGGGTTTAGCACACTGCAACGTAAACACAAACAGAAGAGCTTCAGAAGAAAACTGTTGAAGTACATTCCTGGACTAAACCGACCCCTGGAAGAGGAGGAAAGCAAACTCTGA